One Angustibacter luteus genomic window carries:
- the fabG gene encoding 3-oxoacyl-ACP reductase FabG, giving the protein MGALDGRVALVTGAARGIGAATARRLAADGAKVALLDLDESAAAATAKDIASEVSADAIGVGADVRDPEAVQRAVDTVVERLGGLHILVNNAGVTRDNLLFKLSEEDWDTVIGVHLKGAYLMSKAAQQHFVAQKHGRIVNLSSVSALGNRGQANYSAAKMGLQGFTRTLAIELGPFGVTVNAVAPGFVVTEMTDATAARLGITPDQLREVSAQAAPVRRVGYPDDIANAIAFFASDAASFVTGQTLYVDGGAKL; this is encoded by the coding sequence ATGGGTGCACTGGACGGACGCGTGGCACTGGTCACCGGGGCGGCACGAGGTATCGGCGCCGCAACGGCACGTCGACTGGCGGCGGACGGCGCGAAGGTCGCCCTGCTGGACCTCGACGAGTCGGCTGCAGCCGCCACCGCCAAGGACATTGCGTCGGAGGTCTCCGCGGACGCGATCGGGGTCGGTGCGGACGTGCGGGACCCCGAGGCGGTCCAGCGCGCGGTCGACACGGTCGTCGAGCGACTGGGGGGTCTGCACATCCTGGTCAACAACGCCGGCGTGACCAGGGACAACCTGCTGTTCAAGCTCAGCGAGGAGGACTGGGACACCGTCATCGGCGTGCACCTGAAGGGCGCGTACCTGATGAGCAAGGCCGCTCAGCAGCACTTCGTGGCGCAGAAGCACGGCCGGATCGTGAACCTGTCGAGCGTCTCGGCGCTGGGCAACCGGGGTCAGGCCAACTACTCGGCGGCGAAGATGGGCCTGCAGGGGTTCACCCGCACCCTCGCGATCGAGCTCGGCCCGTTCGGGGTGACGGTGAACGCGGTGGCACCCGGCTTCGTGGTCACCGAGATGACCGATGCGACTGCGGCCCGGTTGGGCATCACCCCGGACCAGCTGCGGGAGGTGAGCGCGCAGGCGGCGCCGGTGCGGCGGGTGGGGTACCCCGATGACATCGCGAACGCCATCGCGTTCTTCGCCAGTGACGCCGCGTCGTTCGTCACCGGGCAGACGCTGTACGTCGACGGAGGCGCCAAGCTCTGA
- a CDS encoding sugar ABC transporter permease: MSGAVAARIKRRSPLPYLFLAPTFVLLVVLTGYPLVRLLVMSTQKYGRAQVFGAPPEFVGLANYRAVLTDPTFWTVLARSAVFCVVNVAITMALGMLVALLLTKLGKFMRLTVTVGLLLAWAMPALTAIVIWGWMFDTQYGVLNWLLSAAGMNMLGHSWLIQPISFFFVATVVITWQSIPFVAFTLYAGLTQVPEELIEAAELDGASAFQRFRLITYPLLRPVIMLLTMLSVIWDLRVFTQIFALQDAGGITAKTSTIGVYIYQLGVAQGRFDTGSAIAVILVVIMLAVSFVYVRQVIQEDVS, from the coding sequence GTGAGCGGCGCCGTCGCAGCTCGCATCAAGCGCCGTTCACCCTTGCCCTACCTGTTCCTCGCGCCGACCTTCGTCCTGCTGGTCGTCCTCACCGGCTACCCGCTGGTGCGGCTGCTGGTGATGTCGACGCAAAAGTACGGACGGGCGCAGGTGTTCGGCGCCCCACCGGAGTTCGTGGGGCTCGCCAACTACCGCGCGGTGCTGACGGACCCCACCTTCTGGACGGTCCTGGCCCGCAGCGCCGTGTTCTGCGTGGTCAACGTGGCGATCACGATGGCACTGGGCATGCTGGTCGCCCTGCTGCTCACCAAGCTCGGCAAGTTCATGCGGCTCACCGTCACGGTCGGTCTGCTGCTGGCCTGGGCCATGCCCGCCCTGACGGCGATCGTCATCTGGGGCTGGATGTTCGACACCCAGTACGGCGTCCTGAACTGGCTGCTCAGCGCCGCCGGGATGAACATGCTCGGCCACTCGTGGCTGATCCAGCCCATCTCCTTCTTCTTCGTGGCCACGGTGGTCATCACCTGGCAGTCGATCCCGTTCGTGGCCTTCACGCTCTACGCGGGTCTGACCCAGGTGCCCGAGGAGCTGATCGAGGCCGCTGAGCTAGACGGCGCCTCGGCGTTCCAGCGCTTCCGGCTCATCACCTACCCGCTGCTGCGCCCCGTCATCATGCTGCTGACGATGCTGTCGGTGATCTGGGACCTACGGGTCTTCACCCAGATCTTCGCCCTGCAGGACGCCGGCGGCATCACGGCCAAGACCAGCACGATCGGCGTGTACATCTACCAGCTCGGTGTCGCGCAGGGCCGGTTCGACACCGGCAGCGCCATCGCCGTGATCCTCGTGGTCATCATGCTGGCCGTCTCGTTCGTCTACGTGCGACAGGTCATCCAGGAGGACGTGTCATGA
- a CDS encoding carbohydrate ABC transporter permease encodes MSAALDFPASPLEGVARASQRSVAAGRGRTRKRVQRVLFTVAGLVVFVVSVFPVYWMVSTALLPNRKIRSVDPTFAPISPTLDNFRTVLKRDTQFPFLDALRVSLSVTTVAVAVALVIGLLAALAITRFTFLGRRGFIFLIIAIQMLPGEAMIISLFRLLDGWHLTNTVLGLSAVYVAAVLPFTIWTLRGFVAGIPVELEEAAMIDGCSRLRSFRSITLPLIGPGLVATGVFAFIQAWNEFVLALVLMNRPDHLTLPVWLRSFRQVNSGTDWGAIMAGSTLMTIPVIVFFLFVQGRMASGLVSGAVKG; translated from the coding sequence ATGAGTGCCGCGCTCGACTTCCCGGCGAGCCCGCTGGAGGGTGTCGCCCGCGCCTCGCAGCGCTCGGTGGCCGCTGGTCGGGGCCGGACCCGCAAGCGTGTGCAGCGGGTGCTGTTCACGGTGGCCGGTCTCGTGGTCTTCGTCGTCTCGGTCTTCCCGGTGTACTGGATGGTCAGCACGGCCCTGCTGCCCAACCGCAAGATCCGCAGCGTCGACCCGACGTTCGCCCCGATCTCGCCGACGCTGGACAACTTCCGCACGGTGCTCAAGCGCGACACCCAGTTCCCGTTCCTGGACGCCCTGCGGGTGAGCCTGTCGGTGACGACCGTCGCGGTGGCCGTGGCCCTGGTGATCGGACTGCTCGCCGCGCTGGCCATCACCCGGTTCACGTTCCTCGGCCGGCGTGGCTTCATCTTCCTGATCATCGCCATCCAGATGCTGCCCGGCGAGGCGATGATCATCTCGCTCTTCCGCCTGCTCGACGGCTGGCACCTGACGAACACGGTGCTTGGCCTGTCCGCCGTCTACGTGGCGGCGGTCCTTCCCTTCACCATCTGGACCCTGCGAGGCTTCGTGGCAGGCATCCCGGTCGAGCTGGAGGAGGCCGCCATGATCGACGGCTGCTCGCGGCTGCGCTCGTTCCGTTCCATCACGCTGCCGCTGATCGGGCCGGGCCTCGTCGCGACGGGCGTGTTCGCGTTCATCCAGGCGTGGAACGAGTTCGTCCTGGCCCTGGTGCTGATGAACCGCCCGGACCACCTCACGCTGCCGGTGTGGCTGCGCTCCTTCCGCCAGGTCAACAGCGGCACCGACTGGGGGGCGATCATGGCCGGCTCGACGCTGATGACGATCCCGGTCATCGTGTTCTTCCTGTTCGTCCAGGGACGGATGGCCTCGGGGCTGGTCTCCGGCGCGGTGAAGGGCTGA
- a CDS encoding ROK family protein, translating to MTADLYAGVDIGGSKALAVVVDAANRVVGQVRLPTRRGAEGVVTTAVEAVRQAAAMAGTAPSQLRGVGVGIPGLVHPTNGSVSHAVNLDLGADPVHLAAALEHRLAVPVAVENDVNAVAVGAHRLAGSAHADLAVLSIGTGLAAGIVVDGQLHRGSRGAAGEIGHIPVDPAGAWCSCGQRGCLETVASGSALSAAWRATGTPAASGGSVWSAAAAGNAQAVEAVRTFGGGVAAAVRLLVLAWDVESVLLAGGVTEVGQPLLAAVRRELVAAEKQSPLLAAMRLSERVSLLPTQSPVAAVGAAVLARESLVSPPVAGSAVAASSVAVSETTAQEVS from the coding sequence GTGACCGCAGACCTCTACGCCGGGGTCGACATCGGGGGATCCAAGGCGCTCGCGGTGGTCGTGGACGCCGCGAACCGGGTGGTCGGGCAGGTCCGGCTGCCCACCCGGCGCGGCGCCGAGGGCGTCGTCACGACCGCCGTCGAGGCGGTGCGCCAGGCCGCTGCCATGGCCGGCACCGCGCCGTCCCAGCTGCGCGGCGTCGGCGTCGGCATCCCGGGCCTGGTGCACCCGACCAACGGCTCGGTCTCGCACGCGGTCAACCTCGACCTCGGCGCCGACCCGGTGCACCTCGCCGCGGCGCTGGAGCACCGGCTGGCCGTACCCGTGGCCGTCGAGAACGACGTGAACGCGGTTGCGGTCGGCGCGCACCGGCTGGCCGGCTCGGCGCACGCCGACCTGGCCGTGCTCAGCATCGGCACCGGCCTCGCGGCCGGCATCGTGGTGGACGGCCAGCTGCACCGCGGGTCGCGGGGGGCGGCGGGGGAGATCGGGCACATCCCGGTGGACCCGGCCGGCGCCTGGTGCTCCTGCGGGCAGCGCGGCTGCCTCGAGACGGTGGCGTCGGGCTCTGCGCTGTCCGCGGCCTGGCGTGCCACCGGCACACCCGCGGCCAGCGGCGGGTCGGTGTGGTCGGCAGCGGCCGCCGGGAACGCGCAGGCCGTCGAGGCGGTCCGGACATTTGGTGGTGGTGTCGCCGCCGCGGTCCGGTTGCTCGTCCTGGCCTGGGACGTCGAGAGCGTGCTGCTGGCCGGTGGGGTGACCGAGGTGGGTCAGCCGTTGCTGGCGGCCGTGCGCCGCGAGCTCGTGGCCGCCGAGAAGCAGTCGCCCCTGCTCGCCGCGATGCGCCTGTCGGAGCGGGTGTCGCTGCTGCCCACGCAGTCGCCGGTGGCTGCGGTCGGGGCGGCGGTGCTGGCCCGCGAGAGCCTGGTCTCGCCCCCCGTCGCCGGTTCCGCGGTCGCCGCCTCGTCGGTCGCCGTGTCGGAGACGACGGCCCAGGAGGTGTCGTGA
- a CDS encoding glycoside hydrolase family 3 protein — protein sequence MDDVRGIAARVLLASFDGPTLPGWARRRLEQGLGGICLYGTNIVDRPQIAALNRAVHEANPRAITSLDEEGGDVTRLYYLEGSPHAGHAVLGRVDDVDLTRAVAADVGTQLLEHGVDLDLGPVADVNSTPDNPVIGVRSFGADPVLVGRHVAAWVEGVQSAGSGACLKHFPGHGDTTADSHLALPTVDQPMSVLRARELAPFASGIRAGALAVMTSHVVLPAVEPDVPATFSAAATRLLRDELGFDGLLVSDALDMVGASGGRGIPAAAVLALKAGVDLLCLGSSFTDERVQDVQDAIVAAVDAGDLPRERLVEAAGRVDRAVEQVAALRAASTSAPQPEASRRAALEAVDGALGLDRSLRGAQVLRLVTGTNEAVGHAPWGLPAAGLVLGGTPVRDVVRGDEPWHDLGPEPVVVLVRDGHRHAWAEQVIEQVLRRRPDAVVVEMGWPAQDPSEQGRLRTWGASAASSAALDELLAGVAP from the coding sequence GTGGACGACGTGAGAGGGATCGCGGCCCGGGTCCTGCTGGCCTCGTTCGACGGTCCGACGCTGCCCGGCTGGGCGCGGCGGCGGCTCGAGCAGGGCCTCGGTGGGATCTGCCTGTACGGCACCAACATCGTGGACCGCCCGCAGATCGCCGCGCTGAACCGCGCGGTGCACGAGGCGAACCCGCGCGCGATCACCTCGCTGGACGAGGAGGGCGGCGACGTCACCCGGCTCTACTACCTCGAGGGCAGCCCGCACGCCGGGCACGCCGTGCTCGGCCGGGTGGACGACGTCGACCTCACCCGCGCGGTGGCCGCGGACGTCGGCACGCAGCTGCTCGAGCACGGCGTCGACCTCGACCTCGGTCCTGTCGCCGACGTGAACTCGACCCCGGACAACCCGGTCATCGGCGTGCGCAGCTTCGGCGCGGACCCCGTCCTGGTCGGACGGCACGTCGCAGCCTGGGTCGAGGGCGTGCAGAGCGCCGGGTCGGGGGCCTGCCTGAAGCACTTCCCCGGGCACGGCGACACCACCGCCGACTCGCACCTGGCGCTGCCCACGGTCGACCAGCCCATGTCGGTCCTGCGCGCCCGCGAGCTCGCCCCGTTCGCCAGCGGCATCCGGGCCGGTGCGCTGGCCGTGATGACCTCGCACGTCGTGCTGCCGGCCGTCGAGCCAGACGTCCCCGCGACGTTCAGCGCCGCCGCGACCCGGCTGCTCCGCGACGAGCTCGGCTTCGACGGGTTGCTGGTCAGCGATGCGCTCGACATGGTCGGCGCGAGCGGTGGTCGGGGCATCCCCGCTGCCGCGGTGCTCGCGCTGAAGGCCGGCGTCGACCTGCTCTGCCTCGGCTCGTCCTTCACCGACGAGCGGGTCCAGGACGTGCAGGACGCGATCGTCGCTGCCGTGGACGCGGGTGACCTGCCCCGCGAGCGGCTCGTCGAGGCGGCCGGGCGGGTGGACCGGGCGGTCGAGCAGGTGGCCGCGCTGCGGGCGGCGTCGACTTCCGCTCCGCAGCCCGAGGCGAGCCGGCGGGCGGCCCTCGAGGCCGTCGACGGCGCGCTGGGGCTCGACCGCTCGCTGCGCGGTGCGCAGGTCCTGCGCTTGGTCACCGGCACGAACGAGGCGGTCGGGCACGCCCCCTGGGGGCTACCCGCCGCGGGCCTGGTCCTGGGCGGGACGCCGGTCCGCGACGTCGTCCGCGGCGACGAGCCGTGGCACGACCTCGGCCCCGAGCCGGTCGTGGTCCTGGTCCGCGACGGGCACCGGCACGCCTGGGCCGAGCAGGTCATCGAGCAGGTCCTGCGCCGCCGACCGGACGCCGTCGTGGTCGAGATGGGCTGGCCGGCGCAGGACCCCAGCGAGCAGGGCCGGTTGCGCACCTGGGGTGCGAGCGCGGCCAGCTCGGCTGCGCTCGACGAGCTGCTCGCGGGGGTCGCTCCGTGA
- the nagB gene encoding glucosamine-6-phosphate deaminase, which yields MEVVILPTTAARAGLAAAAITDLLRRKPSAVLGLATGSSPLPVYDALVDAHQAGQVSFAAARAFTLDEYVGLPAGHPEAYRQVIDRELVGRVDFADGAVHGPNGDTDDVPAACGQYEQAIAAAGGVDLQLLGIGTDGHLAFNEPGSSLASRTRVKTLTAQTRQDNARFFDRVDDVPHHVITQGLGTISEARHLVLLASGAAKAAAVAAMVEGPVSASCPASVLQLHPHVTVLLDPEAAGLLTLRGYYEQVWDGKPDWQGI from the coding sequence GTGGAGGTCGTCATCCTGCCGACAACGGCCGCCCGGGCCGGGCTCGCCGCCGCGGCGATCACGGACCTGTTGCGCCGCAAGCCTTCTGCGGTGCTCGGCCTGGCCACCGGGTCGAGTCCGCTGCCCGTGTACGACGCGCTGGTGGACGCGCACCAGGCGGGCCAGGTGTCGTTCGCCGCGGCGCGCGCGTTCACGCTCGACGAGTACGTCGGGCTGCCGGCGGGGCACCCCGAGGCCTACCGCCAGGTCATCGACCGCGAGCTGGTGGGCCGGGTCGACTTCGCGGACGGGGCCGTGCACGGGCCCAACGGTGACACGGACGACGTCCCGGCCGCGTGCGGGCAGTACGAGCAGGCCATCGCCGCCGCCGGGGGAGTGGACCTGCAGCTGCTCGGGATCGGCACCGACGGGCACCTGGCGTTCAACGAGCCCGGTTCCTCGCTCGCCTCGCGCACGCGGGTGAAGACCTTGACCGCGCAGACCCGGCAGGACAACGCCAGGTTCTTCGACCGCGTCGACGACGTGCCGCACCACGTGATCACCCAGGGCCTGGGCACCATCAGCGAGGCTCGGCACCTGGTGCTGCTGGCTTCGGGGGCGGCCAAGGCAGCCGCCGTCGCAGCGATGGTGGAGGGTCCGGTGAGCGCCTCCTGCCCGGCGTCCGTGCTGCAGCTGCACCCGCACGTCACAGTGCTGCTCGACCCGGAGGCGGCCGGCCTGCTCACCCTGCGCGGGTACTACGAGCAGGTCTGGGACGGAAAGCCCGACTGGCAAGGAATCTGA
- a CDS encoding peptidoglycan DD-metalloendopeptidase family protein, whose protein sequence is MSSALRHALRVGLRPGLLLLALVGVLAGLQSATTTATATATASSSAATSAAAPSALHPYSDPTVFPLRKPASVSCVLSNCPGPYHGHWAIDFGGTKGDPVHAAGAGVFHVGAIDRSCPDAGVTAGTWAWVDHGAAGVTRYNHLDSIVAKDGALVTPDTVIGTMGNWGNTKPCRVSYLHLEFRAERLSGPFRPIPSMNACLSGVPVAFPSEFGYSSWNSIPVDQVHTPAVTSDCLAPAATPNRPTLSAQRGSRSVLVVPSARPAGVGLVRIKAEMYHPSLHAYTLLKYRDLPPTQRATTFGGLLDGRTYRFSAAYHNASGWSAWSTTHSAIPASVPTTPRYRGLSASSTTVSHLWYRSTSLGTSAATYQAARRCTVGGTLRPWSYATVPTPAISYQWRNLPRGTVCQVTVRAHNPVGWSGWSPRHSIRTKR, encoded by the coding sequence ATGAGTTCTGCACTGCGCCATGCCCTGCGCGTTGGCCTGCGCCCTGGCCTGCTGCTGCTCGCCCTCGTCGGCGTGCTGGCGGGGCTGCAGTCCGCCACCACCACCGCGACGGCGACCGCGACGGCGTCGTCCTCGGCCGCCACGTCGGCCGCGGCTCCCAGCGCGCTGCACCCCTACAGCGACCCGACGGTGTTCCCGCTGCGCAAGCCGGCCTCGGTGTCCTGCGTGCTGTCGAACTGCCCTGGGCCGTACCACGGCCACTGGGCCATCGACTTCGGCGGCACCAAGGGTGACCCCGTGCACGCGGCCGGCGCCGGCGTGTTCCACGTCGGCGCGATCGACCGGTCCTGCCCGGACGCGGGCGTGACGGCCGGCACCTGGGCCTGGGTGGACCACGGTGCCGCCGGAGTCACGCGGTACAACCACCTGGACTCGATCGTGGCGAAGGACGGTGCGCTCGTCACCCCCGACACCGTGATCGGCACCATGGGGAACTGGGGCAACACCAAGCCCTGCCGGGTCAGCTACCTGCACCTGGAGTTCCGCGCGGAGCGGCTCAGCGGACCGTTCCGACCGATCCCGTCGATGAACGCCTGCCTGTCGGGCGTGCCGGTCGCCTTCCCGTCCGAGTTCGGGTACTCGTCCTGGAACTCCATCCCGGTGGACCAGGTCCACACACCAGCGGTGACCAGTGACTGCCTGGCGCCGGCGGCGACCCCGAACCGGCCCACGCTGAGTGCGCAGCGGGGTTCCCGGTCAGTGCTGGTGGTCCCCTCGGCGCGCCCGGCGGGGGTCGGGCTCGTGCGGATCAAGGCGGAGATGTACCACCCGAGCCTGCACGCGTACACGCTGCTCAAGTACCGGGACCTGCCGCCCACCCAGCGCGCGACGACGTTCGGTGGCCTGCTGGACGGGCGGACCTACCGGTTCAGCGCGGCGTACCACAACGCCTCGGGATGGAGTGCCTGGTCGACGACGCACTCCGCCATTCCCGCTTCGGTGCCGACCACCCCGCGGTACCGCGGTCTGTCGGCATCGAGCACCACGGTGAGCCACCTCTGGTACCGCAGCACCAGCCTGGGCACCTCGGCCGCCACCTACCAGGCAGCTCGGCGCTGCACGGTCGGCGGCACGTTGCGCCCGTGGTCGTACGCGACCGTGCCGACGCCTGCCATCAGCTACCAGTGGCGCAACCTGCCCCGCGGCACCGTCTGCCAGGTCACCGTGCGCGCGCACAACCCGGTCGGGTGGAGCGGCTGGTCCCCCCGGCACTCGATCCGCACCAAGCGCTGA
- a CDS encoding N-acetylglucosamine-6-phosphate deacetylase, protein MSGARRLGVARAVVDDVLVPGDVEVTDGRVTAVGLPPAATGTAVPGLVDLQVNGYGGVDLLDADEDGWARAAQALARDGVTAFVANLVTAAPERTAAALRHVDVRARGEAATPRQRPDAPATARLLGAALEGPFLSPQRAGVHAPEHLRAPAVDELRALVGESAVVGLTLAPDLPDAVDVVRWAAAHGLLVSLGHSACSAADAHAAFDAGARTVTHLFNAMAPLAAREPGLAGAALSRPDVVVQLICDGVHLADETLRVALAAACGGWILVTDAMAAAGQGDGDYELGGRTVTVRAGVARDADGVIAGSITTLAGSIREAVRVGADELTAIRAATTGPARLLGCEQRGVELGRLRPGDPADLVVLDDALEVGRVLTDGVEVV, encoded by the coding sequence GTGAGCGGCGCCCGCCGGCTGGGCGTCGCGCGCGCCGTCGTGGACGACGTCCTGGTGCCCGGTGACGTCGAGGTGACGGACGGCCGGGTGACTGCCGTCGGTCTGCCGCCGGCGGCCACCGGCACCGCGGTTCCCGGGTTGGTCGACCTGCAGGTCAACGGGTACGGCGGCGTGGACCTGCTGGACGCCGACGAGGACGGCTGGGCGCGCGCCGCTCAGGCGCTGGCTCGCGACGGCGTCACCGCGTTCGTGGCGAACCTCGTCACGGCCGCACCGGAGCGCACTGCCGCGGCCCTGCGGCACGTGGACGTCCGGGCCCGGGGCGAGGCCGCGACCCCGAGGCAGCGGCCGGACGCTCCGGCGACGGCACGACTGCTCGGCGCCGCTCTCGAGGGGCCGTTCCTCTCACCGCAGCGGGCCGGGGTGCACGCGCCCGAGCACCTCCGCGCGCCCGCGGTGGACGAGCTGCGTGCCCTGGTGGGGGAGTCCGCGGTGGTGGGGCTCACCCTCGCGCCCGACCTGCCGGATGCCGTCGACGTGGTCCGCTGGGCGGCCGCGCACGGTCTGCTGGTCTCGTTGGGGCACAGCGCCTGCAGTGCGGCCGACGCCCACGCGGCGTTCGACGCCGGCGCCCGCACCGTGACCCACCTCTTCAACGCGATGGCCCCGTTGGCCGCCCGTGAGCCCGGCCTGGCCGGTGCTGCGCTGAGCCGCCCGGACGTCGTCGTCCAGCTGATCTGCGACGGCGTGCACCTGGCCGACGAGACGTTGCGGGTGGCACTGGCAGCCGCCTGCGGTGGCTGGATCCTGGTGACCGACGCGATGGCCGCAGCGGGTCAGGGTGACGGGGACTACGAGCTGGGCGGACGCACCGTGACCGTGCGGGCGGGAGTGGCCCGGGACGCGGACGGGGTGATCGCCGGCAGCATCACGACGTTGGCTGGGTCGATCCGCGAGGCCGTCCGGGTCGGCGCCGACGAGCTCACCGCGATCCGGGCCGCGACCACCGGACCGGCGCGCCTGCTGGGCTGCGAGCAGCGAGGAGTTGAGCTGGGTCGGCTGCGGCCCGGCGACCCTGCGGACCTCGTCGTGCTGGACGACGCACTGGAGGTCGGCCGAGTCCTGACCGACGGCGTGGAGGTGGTCTGA
- a CDS encoding App1 family protein: MSTPADEQMHRAARTEDAFERALARLLFRRGWRPRVIPYVGYGTPSNARVLGRVLLSPPGVGQRSDVAVRGWRHFVSAKLGGVPVVVDVGGRRQVVESGRGGYIDVVVEVALEPGWTTAEMRISGAGVAEAPIRIVGTDERLGIISDIDDTVLVTALPRPFLAFWNTFVRHEESRRPVPGMAELYRTLTRHHPGAFVVYVSTGAWNLAPALQRFLRRRGFPDGPLLLTDWGPTPDGWFRSGQDHKRRTLRRLVDEFPQMRWVLVGDDGQHDPALYEELAWARPDHIRLVAIRQLGLTEQVLTHGTPTPRVGQRVSATTADVPWVQASNGHGIVESLRQQGLTRDETLRP; this comes from the coding sequence GTGAGCACGCCAGCGGACGAGCAGATGCACCGTGCGGCCCGCACCGAGGACGCGTTCGAGCGGGCTCTCGCCCGGCTCCTGTTCCGTCGCGGCTGGCGTCCCCGGGTCATCCCCTACGTCGGCTACGGCACGCCGTCCAACGCCCGCGTGCTCGGCCGGGTGCTCCTGTCCCCGCCCGGGGTGGGCCAGCGCAGCGACGTGGCGGTCCGCGGTTGGCGGCACTTCGTCAGCGCCAAGCTGGGCGGGGTGCCGGTCGTCGTGGACGTCGGCGGACGGCGGCAGGTCGTCGAGTCCGGCCGCGGCGGGTACATCGACGTCGTGGTCGAGGTCGCGCTCGAACCGGGCTGGACCACGGCCGAGATGCGGATCAGCGGAGCAGGTGTGGCGGAGGCGCCCATCCGCATCGTCGGGACGGACGAGCGGCTCGGGATCATCAGCGACATCGACGACACGGTCCTGGTGACCGCGCTGCCGCGACCGTTCCTGGCCTTCTGGAACACCTTCGTCCGGCACGAGGAGTCGCGGCGGCCGGTCCCCGGGATGGCCGAGCTGTACCGCACCCTCACCCGGCACCACCCCGGAGCCTTCGTGGTCTACGTCTCGACCGGTGCCTGGAACCTGGCCCCTGCGCTGCAACGCTTCCTGCGGCGGCGCGGGTTCCCGGACGGACCGCTGCTGCTGACCGACTGGGGTCCGACCCCCGACGGCTGGTTCCGGTCCGGGCAGGACCACAAGCGCCGGACCCTGCGCCGGCTCGTCGACGAGTTCCCACAGATGCGTTGGGTGCTGGTCGGCGACGACGGCCAGCACGACCCCGCCCTGTACGAGGAGCTCGCCTGGGCGCGGCCCGACCACATCCGCCTGGTCGCCATCCGCCAGCTCGGCCTCACCGAGCAGGTCCTCACGCACGGGACGCCGACACCCCGGGTGGGTCAGCGCGTCTCCGCGACGACAGCCGACGTGCCCTGGGTGCAGGCGTCCAACGGCCACGGGATCGTGGAGTCGCTGCGCCAGCAGGGCCTCACCCGGGACGAGACCCTGCGTCCGTAG
- a CDS encoding flavin reductase family protein has product MSERLELDVADLDRWATYPWLTAVVVPRPIAWVSTRSAAGVTNLAPHSFFTVASAEPPVVSFTSVRTKDSLTNIRETGEFVVNFAPRTLAEQVNRTGTDFPPDVDELAAAGLTAESSRLVRPVRVAESPVSLECVLAGEHSFRDERDHGSTVVFGRVVHLSVSREVLAADGLPDVRALHPASRLGRDQWGALGEVFELAREPYHEPAER; this is encoded by the coding sequence GTGAGCGAGCGACTCGAGCTGGACGTGGCGGACCTGGACCGGTGGGCCACCTACCCGTGGCTGACGGCGGTGGTGGTCCCCCGGCCGATCGCCTGGGTGTCCACCCGGTCGGCCGCCGGGGTGACCAACCTGGCGCCGCACTCCTTCTTCACGGTCGCGTCCGCGGAACCACCGGTGGTCTCGTTCACGTCGGTACGCACCAAGGACTCGCTCACCAACATCCGTGAGACCGGGGAGTTCGTCGTGAACTTCGCCCCGCGGACCCTGGCCGAGCAGGTCAACCGGACCGGCACGGACTTCCCGCCGGACGTCGACGAGCTGGCGGCCGCCGGCCTCACCGCCGAGTCGAGCCGGTTGGTTCGACCCGTCCGGGTGGCCGAGTCGCCCGTGTCGCTGGAGTGCGTCTTGGCCGGCGAGCACTCGTTCCGCGACGAGCGGGACCACGGCAGCACCGTCGTGTTCGGGCGCGTCGTGCACCTGTCCGTGTCGCGTGAGGTGCTGGCCGCGGACGGCCTGCCCGACGTGCGCGCGCTGCACCCGGCCAGCCGGCTCGGTCGTGACCAGTGGGGAGCCCTGGGTGAGGTCTTCGAGCTGGCCCGCGAGCCGTACCACGAACCGGCCGAGAGGTGA